In Gossypium arboreum isolate Shixiya-1 chromosome 6, ASM2569848v2, whole genome shotgun sequence, the following are encoded in one genomic region:
- the LOC108486802 gene encoding uncharacterized protein LOC108486802, whose translation MDTSDTPVTKTATLPPQQQEPDPKRLKMSTTTASEDEDAAATTTDTKKPRYKRRKIAMFFAYCGVGYQGMQKNPGAKTIEGDLEEALFHAGAVPEQDRGNPKRYDWARSARTDKGVSAVGQVVSGRFYIDPPGLVERLNQILPTQIRIFGYKRATASFNAKKFCDRRRYVYLIPVFALDPSCHRDRESVLSSLGSGNELVKCLECSERGRKVIGVMGKRSSFEPKSTIVQSGISSNNLDAENVIKEDNLTSQLKEEVTEMDDSEVVEVKYNVAKSTTVQSDISSNIGDAEGAIKEDNLTSELKEEVTEMDDSGVVADKVTVAKWRIAQCGISSNIRDAENAIKEDRLTSELKEEVTERVDSLIVEDKVNVEKNEERRFCYGEEEKKRFNKILNHYVGSHNFHNFTTRTKADDPAARRYIVSFHANTVVTVEGIDFVKCEVVGQSFMLHQIRKMIGMAVAVMRGCAPESLIETALRKDVHINVPTAPEVGLYLDECLFSSYNQKWKDSHEELSMKAYEEEAEEFKMKFIYSHIASTEREEGVVGLWLHSLNHRNYPDLQAGSGDTVEGKKSPKVDDKANTIEEESNVVEKNGDTAEMQSAEE comes from the exons ATGGACACTTCAGATACGCCAGTCACCAAAACCGCTACATTGCCGCCGCAGCAGCAAGAGCCTGACCCTAAAAGGCTCAAAATGTCTACCACCACCGCGTCCGAAGACGAAGATGCCGCCGCCACGACAACGGACACCAAAAAACCGAGATACAAACGCCGCAAAATCGCCATGTTCTTTGCCTATTGCGGTGTCGGGTATCAAGGAATGCAAAAAAACCCAGGAGCCAAAACCATCGAAGGTGACCTCGAAGAAGCGCTATTCCACGCTGGCGCTGTCCCCGAGCAAGATCGTGGCAACCCAAAGCGTTACGACTGGGCACGATCGGCCCGAACCGATAAGGGCGTAAGCGCCGTGGGCCAGGTCGTTTCTGGGCGGTTCTACATCGACCCTCCTGGCCTCGTGGAGCGTCTTAATCAGATACTTCCGACCCAGATTCGGATATTCGGGTACAAGCGTGCGACGGCCTCTTTTAACGCGAAGAAGTTTTGTGATCGACGGCGGTATGTTTATCTTATCCCAGTTTTTGCTCTTGATCCAAGTTGTCATCGAGATAGGGAAAGTGTTTTGTCTAGTTTGGGGTCCGGTAATGAGCTTGTCAAGTGCTTGGAGTGTTCGGAAAGAGGCCGCAAAGTAATAGGTGTTATGGGGAAGCGTAGTAGTTTTGAACCCAAGTCGACTATAGTTCAGTCTGGCATTTCATCGAACAATTTAGATGCGGAAAACGTAATTAAGGAAGATAACTTGACATCTCAACTTAAGGAGGAGGTTACTGAAATGGATGATTCTGAGGTTGTGGAAGTTAAATATAATGTAGCGAAGTCTACAACAGTTCAGTCTGACATTTCATCGAACATTGGAGATGCTGAAGGTGCAATTAAGGAAGATAACCTAACATCTGAACTTAAGGAGGAGGTTACCGAAATGGATGATTCTGGGGTCGTAGCAGATAAAGTTACTGTAGCCAAGTGGAGGATAGCTCAGTGTGGCATTTCATCGAACATTAGAGATGCTGAAAATGCAATCAAGGAAGATAGGCTGACGTCTGAACTTAAGGAGGAGGTCACCGAAAGGGTTGATTCCTTGATTGTGGAAGATAAAGTTAATGTAGAAAAGAATGAGGAAAGAAGATTTTGTTACGGTGAGGAAGAAAAGAAGAGGTTCAATAAAATATTGAATCACTATGTCGGGTCTCACAACTTCCATAACTTCACTACAAGAACAAAAGCTGATGATCCTGCTGCACGGCGCTATATTGTTTCATTTCATGCAAACACAGTTGTCACTGTGGAGGGCATTGATTTTGTTAAGTGTGAGGTTGTGGGGCAGAGCTTCATGCTTCATCAGATTCGAAAGATGATTGGTATGGCGGTTGCAGTCATGAGGGGTTGTGCTCCTGAGTCTCTTATCGAAACTGCATTGCGAAA GGATGTACACATCAACGTACCTACGGCACCTGAGGTTGGTTTGTACTTGGATGAATGCCTCTTTTCATCATATAACCAAAAATGGAAAGATAGTCACGAAGAGTTGTCTATGAAAGCTTACGAAGAAGAGGCGGAGGAATTCAAGATGAAGTTTATATATTCTCACATTGCCTCCACAGAACGTGAGGAAGGAGTTGTGGGCCTGTGGTTGCATTCTCTAAACCACAGAAACTATCCTGATTTACAAGCCGGCAGTGGAGACACAGTTGAAGGGAAGAAGAGTCCTAAGGTTGATGACAAAGCAAACACCATTGAAGAGGAAAGTAATGTAGTGGAGAAAAACGGTGACACTGCTGAGATGCAAAGTGCCGAAGAGTAG